Proteins found in one Nocardia brasiliensis ATCC 700358 genomic segment:
- a CDS encoding STAS domain-containing protein, whose translation MSRRLLSHPQHSRTRDYARGQLRIRVDALPGVRVLAVIGELDLATAPLLHQVVRAGEHFPATVVDTSRIAFLGFAGVDVLILAAERAEDGDRKFAAVVSSRPTQRAFDLSGAAAWIRCYPRLGSALDAVSES comes from the coding sequence ATGTCTCGTCGACTGTTGTCGCATCCGCAGCATTCGAGAACGCGCGATTACGCCCGCGGCCAGTTGCGCATCCGGGTGGACGCCCTGCCCGGCGTCCGGGTGCTGGCCGTCATCGGCGAACTCGACCTCGCCACCGCGCCCCTGCTACACCAGGTCGTGCGCGCCGGTGAGCACTTCCCCGCGACGGTGGTGGACACCAGCCGGATCGCCTTCCTCGGCTTCGCCGGGGTGGACGTGCTCATCCTCGCCGCCGAACGAGCCGAGGACGGCGACCGGAAATTCGCCGCGGTCGTGTCGTCACGGCCCACGCAGCGGGCGTTCGACCTGTCCGGTGCCGCCGCCTGGATCAGGTGCTATCCCCGCTTGGGCAGCGCGCTGGACGCGGTCTCGGAAAGCTGA
- a CDS encoding endonuclease encodes MSKRNVVHALLERAGDGYAAQAGIDLADKPAPLFQLLVLAELLSTRISADIAVAAAKELISTGYRTPQRIADAQWQELVDALGRAHYKRYDESTATRLGANANLVLDKYGGDLRKLGEAAEQDRARAAQLLQEFQGIGPTGSDIFLREVQDVWTWARPYFDERAKKGAQQVDLPTDTDELAALAPDGRVGALAAALVRVALDDEFAEQIRADAR; translated from the coding sequence ATGAGCAAGCGAAATGTCGTGCACGCGTTGCTCGAGCGAGCGGGTGACGGCTATGCGGCGCAGGCCGGTATCGATCTGGCCGACAAACCCGCGCCCCTGTTCCAGCTGCTCGTGCTCGCCGAGCTGCTGAGCACCCGGATCTCGGCGGATATCGCCGTCGCCGCGGCGAAGGAGCTGATCTCCACCGGATACCGCACCCCGCAACGGATCGCGGACGCGCAGTGGCAAGAACTCGTGGATGCGCTGGGCCGCGCGCACTACAAGCGCTACGACGAGAGCACCGCGACCCGGCTCGGAGCAAACGCGAACCTGGTGCTCGACAAATACGGCGGTGATCTACGAAAGCTGGGCGAGGCTGCCGAACAAGACCGGGCCCGCGCGGCGCAGCTGCTCCAGGAATTCCAGGGGATCGGGCCCACCGGCAGCGATATCTTCCTGCGGGAGGTCCAAGACGTATGGACTTGGGCGAGACCGTATTTCGACGAGCGCGCCAAGAAGGGCGCCCAGCAGGTCGACCTGCCTACCGACACCGACGAACTCGCCGCGCTGGCACCGGACGGCCGCGTCGGCGCGTTGGCGGCGGCGCTCGTGCGCGTTGCGCTGGACGACGAATTCGCCGAGCAGATCCGCGCGGACGCGCGCTGA
- a CDS encoding UdgX family uracil-DNA binding protein (This protein belongs to the uracil DNA glycosylase superfamily, members of which act in excision repair of DNA. However, it belongs more specifically to UdgX branch, whose founding member was found to bind uracil in DNA (where it does not belong), without cleaving it, appears to promote DNA repair by a pathway involving RecA, rather than base excision.), whose amino-acid sequence MPGRDSPPGAAEFVPGGRLSLRTLRAAAQGCHGCDLYRDATQTVFGEGPAAAAVVMVGEQPGDQEDVQGHPFVGPAGGLLDRALAEAGIPRDQVYLTNAVKHFKFTERGKRRIHKQPGRTEIVACSAWLSAELSLVHPKLVVGLGAIAAKALLGNTFKVSERRGEVIAHGDYDVITTVHPAAVLRAPDRTAAYQAFVDDLGIIARKAGFRPG is encoded by the coding sequence GTGCCCGGTCGTGATTCGCCGCCAGGGGCCGCCGAGTTCGTGCCGGGCGGGCGTCTCTCGCTGCGAACCCTGCGGGCGGCCGCGCAAGGGTGCCACGGCTGCGATCTGTACCGGGATGCCACCCAGACGGTGTTCGGCGAGGGACCGGCCGCGGCCGCCGTCGTGATGGTGGGCGAGCAGCCCGGCGATCAGGAGGACGTGCAGGGGCATCCCTTCGTCGGACCCGCGGGCGGTCTCCTGGACCGCGCGCTGGCCGAGGCGGGCATACCGCGCGACCAGGTCTATCTCACCAACGCGGTGAAGCATTTCAAGTTCACCGAACGCGGCAAGCGGCGGATTCACAAGCAGCCCGGTCGCACCGAGATCGTCGCGTGCTCCGCGTGGCTGAGTGCGGAGCTGTCCCTGGTGCACCCGAAGCTGGTGGTGGGCTTGGGCGCGATCGCCGCCAAAGCGTTGCTGGGCAACACTTTCAAGGTCAGTGAGCGCCGTGGCGAGGTGATCGCGCACGGCGACTACGACGTGATCACCACCGTGCATCCCGCCGCGGTGCTGCGTGCGCCAGACCGGACCGCGGCCTACCAGGCGTTCGTCGACGATCTCGGAATCATCGCCAGGAAAGCCGGTTTCCGGCCCGGCTGA
- a CDS encoding glutamate--cysteine ligase 2 — MLDANTITVGVEEEFLLVDPATGAPVAKNTEVAAAAEQRGVELQLELTACQVETSTGVHTETPALLRELAGLRSKVAECAAHAGTRLLAVAVPPTVPEQFPITDTERYRRIADTFGMIAHEQGLCGCHVHVAVPDRETAIQVSNYLRPWLPVYLALTANSSIYRAAETGYASWRSILWRRWPSAGPPPYFDSAADYAAMVDMMIAGGNILDTKMVYWDVRPSESFPTVEVRVSDVPATVTETALLATLVRATAMMARAALERGERAPEVPGEVLRAAYWNAARFGLDGNGLDPVTRRVEPAPARLSALLEHVAPALDELGDRTFVTDAVATVLERGNGARRQIAAFRNNRQVRDVVAELADATLEKCR, encoded by the coding sequence GTGCTGGACGCAAACACGATAACCGTCGGGGTCGAAGAGGAGTTCCTGCTCGTCGATCCGGCCACGGGCGCTCCCGTCGCGAAGAACACCGAGGTGGCCGCGGCCGCCGAGCAACGCGGCGTCGAGCTGCAACTCGAACTGACCGCGTGCCAGGTCGAGACCAGCACCGGCGTGCACACCGAGACCCCGGCGCTGCTGCGCGAACTCGCCGGGCTGCGGAGCAAGGTGGCCGAATGCGCGGCGCACGCGGGCACCCGCCTGCTGGCCGTCGCGGTGCCGCCTACCGTGCCCGAGCAGTTCCCGATCACCGATACCGAGCGCTATCGGCGCATCGCCGACACGTTCGGAATGATCGCGCACGAGCAGGGCTTGTGCGGTTGCCACGTCCATGTCGCGGTGCCCGATCGCGAGACGGCGATCCAGGTGAGCAACTATCTGCGGCCGTGGCTGCCCGTGTATCTGGCGCTCACGGCGAACTCGTCGATCTATCGCGCGGCCGAGACCGGCTACGCGAGCTGGCGCAGCATCCTGTGGCGGCGCTGGCCGAGCGCCGGGCCGCCGCCCTATTTCGACTCCGCCGCCGACTACGCGGCCATGGTCGACATGATGATCGCGGGCGGCAACATCCTCGACACCAAGATGGTCTATTGGGACGTCCGGCCGTCCGAATCGTTTCCCACCGTCGAGGTCCGGGTCAGCGACGTGCCCGCCACCGTCACCGAGACCGCTCTGCTGGCCACGCTGGTGCGCGCCACCGCGATGATGGCTCGGGCGGCGCTGGAACGCGGCGAACGCGCGCCGGAAGTCCCCGGCGAGGTGCTGCGCGCGGCCTATTGGAACGCCGCCCGCTTCGGACTCGACGGCAACGGTCTCGATCCGGTGACCCGGCGCGTGGAACCGGCCCCGGCACGGCTGTCCGCGTTGCTGGAGCATGTCGCGCCCGCTCTCGACGAGCTGGGTGATCGCACCTTCGTGACGGATGCGGTGGCCACGGTGCTCGAGCGCGGCAACGGTGCCCGCCGCCAGATCGCGGCCTTCCGGAACAACCGCCAAGTACGGGATGTGGTGGCAGAACTCGCCGACGCCACGCTGGAGAAGTGCCGGTAG
- a CDS encoding aminotransferase class I/II-fold pyridoxal phosphate-dependent enzyme produces the protein MDQLRAPILDALDDYRRRGRYGFTPPGHRQGRGIDDRVLQILGDAFRSDVLASGGLDDRRARGEYLSDAEDLMADAVGAEMAFFSTCGSSLSVKAAMLAVAGGGDGGLILGRDSHKSIVAGLIFAGLLPRWVTPRWDAERHFSHPPSVEQIEDAWQRHPDASGALIVSPSPYGTCADIAGIAEVCHRRGKPLIVDEAWGAHLPFHEELPTWAMDAGADVCVVSVHKMGAGFEQGSVFHVQGDLIDRARLSACADLLMTTSPNVLIYAAIDGWRRQMVQHGHRLLDDALRLSDRLRTELARIPGIQVMEKELLGVEASHDLDRMQVLMDVSDTGATGYEVADWLRAERHVDVGLSDHRRVLATLSFADDDDTADRLVAALTAWREQVKDPAPHHIRLPSPDELELETVMLPRDAFFGQVQAVPLTQAPGRIAAEQVTPYPPGIPVIVPGERIDEAVVEYLRTGLDSGMNVPDPADPELHTIRVVAE, from the coding sequence ATGGACCAACTACGAGCACCGATTCTGGACGCACTGGACGACTACCGGCGGCGTGGCCGGTACGGCTTCACACCGCCCGGCCATCGACAGGGGCGCGGCATCGACGACCGGGTACTGCAGATACTCGGCGACGCTTTCCGCAGCGATGTGCTCGCCTCCGGCGGGCTCGATGATCGGCGCGCCCGCGGCGAGTACCTGTCGGACGCCGAAGATCTGATGGCCGACGCCGTCGGCGCCGAGATGGCGTTCTTCTCCACCTGCGGCAGTTCGCTGTCGGTGAAGGCCGCGATGCTCGCCGTGGCCGGCGGTGGCGACGGCGGGCTGATCCTCGGGCGGGACAGCCACAAATCCATTGTCGCCGGACTGATCTTCGCCGGCCTGCTGCCGCGGTGGGTGACCCCGCGCTGGGACGCCGAACGGCATTTCTCCCATCCGCCCTCGGTCGAGCAGATCGAGGACGCGTGGCAGCGGCACCCGGACGCCTCCGGTGCGCTGATAGTCAGTCCGAGCCCGTACGGGACCTGCGCGGATATCGCCGGGATCGCCGAAGTGTGCCACCGTCGCGGCAAGCCGCTCATCGTCGACGAGGCGTGGGGGGCGCATCTGCCCTTCCACGAGGAGCTGCCGACCTGGGCGATGGACGCGGGCGCCGACGTCTGCGTGGTGAGCGTGCACAAGATGGGCGCCGGATTCGAGCAGGGTTCGGTCTTTCACGTCCAAGGCGACCTGATCGACCGGGCGCGCCTGAGCGCTTGCGCGGACCTGTTGATGACCACCAGCCCGAACGTCCTGATCTACGCCGCGATCGACGGTTGGCGCCGGCAGATGGTGCAGCACGGTCACCGGTTGCTCGACGACGCGCTGCGCCTGTCGGATCGGCTGCGCACCGAGCTGGCGCGGATACCGGGCATCCAGGTGATGGAGAAGGAGCTGCTCGGTGTCGAAGCCTCGCACGACCTGGATCGCATGCAGGTGCTGATGGATGTATCCGATACCGGGGCAACAGGTTACGAGGTCGCCGACTGGTTGCGCGCGGAGCGGCACGTCGATGTGGGGCTCAGCGACCATCGGCGCGTCCTGGCCACACTGTCCTTCGCCGACGACGACGATACCGCCGACCGTCTCGTCGCGGCGCTCACCGCATGGCGGGAACAGGTGAAAGATCCTGCGCCGCATCATATCCGGCTGCCGTCCCCGGACGAACTGGAGCTGGAGACCGTGATGTTGCCGCGGGATGCCTTCTTCGGTCAGGTGCAGGCGGTGCCGCTGACGCAGGCGCCCGGACGCATCGCGGCCGAGCAGGTCACGCCGTACCCGCCGGGTATCCCGGTCATCGTCCCCGGCGAGCGGATCGACGAGGCGGTCGTCGAATACCTGCGCACGGGGCTGGATTCCGGGATGAACGTGCCCGATCCCGCCGATCCCGAACTGCACACCATCCGCGTGGTCGCCGAGTGA
- a CDS encoding SRPBCC family protein gives MSTLAATVDVEVPVRTAYNQWTQFESFPEFMEGVEAVQQLDDRHTHWRIHVGPSTREFDATITEQHPDERVAWKSDSGPQHAGVITFHRLDDTHTRITAQMDVDPDGFVETVADRLGVLKHRVNGDMQRFKEFIESRQHETGAWRGDIERPDA, from the coding sequence ATGAGCACGTTGGCCGCCACCGTGGATGTCGAGGTACCGGTCCGCACCGCCTACAACCAGTGGACGCAATTCGAGTCGTTCCCCGAGTTCATGGAGGGTGTGGAGGCGGTGCAGCAGCTCGACGACCGGCACACCCACTGGCGTATCCACGTCGGGCCCTCGACCCGCGAATTCGATGCCACCATCACCGAGCAGCACCCGGACGAACGGGTGGCGTGGAAGTCCGATTCCGGCCCCCAGCACGCGGGGGTGATCACCTTCCACCGGCTCGATGACACGCACACCAGGATCACCGCGCAGATGGACGTCGATCCGGACGGCTTCGTGGAGACCGTCGCCGACCGTCTCGGCGTGCTGAAGCACCGGGTGAACGGCGATATGCAGCGGTTCAAGGAGTTCATCGAGAGCAGGCAGCACGAGACCGGCGCGTGGCGCGGGGATATCGAGCGTCCTGACGCCTGA
- a CDS encoding alpha/beta fold hydrolase — protein MARSARSTTARRIRVQVVTAADGGRFRLTRVGAGLGTPAVLIPGMFDNRRCYLRPGGGFAAALADTGFDVWIVERRGTGGVATAPGARAGWSETVRFDLPAAQRIIAQTAPGPACWIAHSFGGVALMRAVATTLRATPPACLVLFNSAADIPLLANRVIARWTCAPRWRGTFPSRLLRLGPEDEPVAALQDAIAWGAADRDRTLFTEHAVTGDNAVPVLALAGPRDIVAPPGRCARFAAALGGSEHRVQLLARRNGFRRDHTHDSALLAPDATRDVFPFVIDWISSHVAQHLPEPRSTHSVSRRLRMHYTGTLPASPERVFEILTREWAALWPATQRRVRDGCGDRDGLSAVRAQRVAGLWPIREEIVTHQPPRLIEYRTVRGPIRGHHGRIELTAVRGGTELDYRIWFDTAFPLPSALLARALELIWRRWSLPALIARCERAGGTR, from the coding sequence GTGGCCAGATCAGCGCGTTCGACCACCGCGCGCCGAATCCGAGTCCAGGTGGTGACCGCCGCGGACGGCGGCAGGTTCCGCTTGACGCGGGTCGGGGCCGGACTCGGCACACCGGCGGTGCTGATACCCGGCATGTTCGACAACCGACGCTGCTACCTCCGGCCCGGCGGCGGATTCGCCGCCGCGCTCGCCGATACCGGATTCGATGTGTGGATCGTCGAACGCCGCGGCACCGGCGGCGTCGCGACCGCACCCGGCGCGCGGGCGGGCTGGTCGGAGACAGTTCGTTTCGATCTCCCTGCGGCGCAACGCATCATCGCGCAGACGGCGCCCGGCCCCGCCTGCTGGATCGCGCATTCGTTCGGCGGCGTGGCGCTCATGCGCGCCGTCGCGACGACACTGCGCGCGACACCGCCGGCCTGTCTCGTGTTGTTCAACTCCGCGGCCGACATCCCGCTGCTGGCCAACCGGGTGATCGCACGCTGGACATGCGCTCCGCGGTGGCGCGGCACTTTCCCGTCCCGGCTGCTGCGCCTCGGCCCGGAAGACGAGCCGGTCGCCGCGCTCCAGGACGCGATCGCCTGGGGCGCAGCGGATCGAGACCGCACGCTGTTCACCGAACATGCTGTAACCGGCGACAACGCGGTGCCCGTACTGGCCTTGGCCGGCCCCCGCGATATCGTCGCACCACCCGGTCGATGCGCGCGCTTCGCCGCGGCGCTGGGCGGTTCCGAGCACCGGGTACAACTGCTGGCGCGCCGCAACGGATTCCGTCGCGATCACACCCACGACTCCGCACTACTCGCCCCGGACGCGACACGAGACGTGTTCCCGTTCGTCATCGACTGGATCTCCTCGCATGTCGCACAACACCTTCCGGAGCCGCGCAGTACGCATTCGGTGTCCCGGCGACTCCGAATGCACTACACGGGTACCTTGCCCGCAAGCCCGGAGCGGGTTTTCGAGATCCTCACCCGGGAGTGGGCCGCGCTGTGGCCCGCCACCCAGCGACGGGTCCGCGACGGGTGCGGCGATCGGGACGGGTTAAGCGCGGTCCGCGCGCAACGAGTCGCCGGGCTCTGGCCGATCCGCGAGGAAATCGTTACGCACCAACCACCTCGGCTGATCGAGTACCGCACCGTCCGCGGCCCCATCCGCGGGCACCACGGCCGGATCGAGCTGACCGCGGTCCGCGGGGGCACCGAACTCGACTACCGGATCTGGTTCGACACCGCATTCCCGCTGCCGAGCGCCCTGCTGGCCCGGGCACTCGAGCTGATCTGGCGCCGATGGAGTCTGCCGGCACTGATCGCACGCTGCGAGCGAGCGGGCGGTACGCGCTGA
- a CDS encoding CYTH and CHAD domain-containing protein: MKDTLERETKWEVDRAFALPPLDDLVPGGRVEATAVELTSTYFDTTDRDLLSHDLVLRRRAGTDESGWQLKIPQDDGRLELVAAWSDELPDELADVVTGAALGRRLHEVTTIHTLRNRHRVFGPDGELVVEVDDDTVRTTPGDGSAPALAWREIEVELGPRTAAAPAELLDRLAAAGASRSKYPSKLSRAVAPNDEPAVARSTAERAIQEYLNAQIDVVFAGDLALRRGDDPIHDTRVATRRLRSTLRVFGRLLDRPAIEGIADELKWYAGLLGEVRDCQVQRARLAAEIEELPPELVLGPVAGRIDATLLERQLTSRAALAAALDSPRYLALLAALQAWKSQPPFAVRVRKGELVRRAGRAARKADKRLAVALGDQRDESLHRARKAAKRARYAAEVHQPVHRRTAAKSNIKYYKKIQRVLGDHNDGVVSAGLLWRLATAAGTTGGENGFTYGLLYANEQHAAGRARRLVAEIAR; encoded by the coding sequence ATGAAGGACACTCTCGAACGTGAAACGAAATGGGAGGTCGATCGAGCCTTCGCCCTCCCACCGCTCGACGACCTGGTGCCCGGCGGGCGGGTCGAGGCGACGGCGGTGGAGCTCACCAGCACCTATTTCGACACCACCGACCGCGATCTGCTCTCCCACGATCTGGTGCTGCGGCGCCGGGCCGGCACCGACGAGTCCGGCTGGCAGCTGAAGATCCCGCAGGACGACGGCAGGCTGGAACTGGTCGCCGCGTGGTCCGACGAACTGCCGGACGAACTCGCCGACGTGGTCACCGGCGCCGCACTCGGCAGGCGACTGCACGAGGTCACGACGATTCACACCCTGCGTAACCGGCACCGGGTGTTCGGGCCGGACGGCGAACTCGTCGTCGAGGTCGATGACGACACCGTGCGGACCACGCCGGGCGACGGATCCGCGCCCGCCCTGGCCTGGCGCGAAATCGAGGTGGAACTCGGCCCGCGTACCGCGGCCGCGCCCGCCGAACTGCTGGACCGGCTCGCCGCGGCGGGTGCGTCGCGGTCGAAGTATCCGTCCAAGCTTTCGCGTGCGGTGGCGCCGAATGATGAACCCGCCGTCGCGCGTTCGACGGCGGAGCGGGCGATCCAGGAGTACCTGAACGCGCAGATCGATGTCGTCTTCGCCGGAGACCTCGCGCTGCGCCGTGGCGACGATCCGATCCACGACACCCGCGTCGCGACCCGGCGCCTGCGCAGCACGCTGCGCGTCTTCGGGAGACTGCTGGACCGTCCGGCGATCGAGGGCATCGCCGACGAATTGAAGTGGTATGCCGGACTGCTCGGCGAGGTGCGGGACTGCCAGGTCCAGCGGGCGCGCCTGGCCGCCGAGATCGAGGAGCTGCCTCCGGAACTCGTCCTCGGCCCGGTGGCCGGCCGGATCGATGCCACCCTGCTCGAACGGCAGCTGACCAGCCGGGCCGCCCTCGCGGCGGCGTTGGATTCGCCGCGATATCTGGCGCTGCTCGCGGCGCTGCAGGCGTGGAAGTCGCAGCCGCCGTTCGCGGTTCGGGTGCGCAAGGGCGAACTGGTGCGGCGCGCGGGCCGGGCGGCACGCAAAGCCGACAAGCGGCTCGCGGTGGCGCTGGGCGACCAGCGCGACGAATCGCTGCACCGGGCGCGCAAGGCCGCCAAGCGCGCGCGGTACGCCGCGGAGGTGCACCAGCCGGTGCACCGGCGCACTGCCGCGAAGTCGAATATCAAGTACTACAAGAAGATTCAACGCGTACTCGGCGACCACAACGACGGCGTGGTCTCGGCCGGACTGCTGTGGCGGCTCGCGACGGCGGCGGGCACGACCGGTGGTGAGAACGGCTTCACCTACGGCCTGCTCTACGCGAACGAGCAGCACGCCGCCGGGCGGGCGCGGCGACTGGTGGCCGAGATCGCCCGCTAG
- a CDS encoding DNA topoisomerase IB produces MRLRRSTPYGPGLRRVARGRGFSYVSTEGARVADEAALERIRGLVIPPAWRKVWICPHDNGHIQAVGVDAAGRRQYLYHEQWRKERDEEKFDRVLHLAAGLPELRRRIHAELTEPGLGLRRVAALAVTLVDRGVFRVGGEEYAQEHGTRGVATLLREQVRLSGAEMSFDYPAKGGIQRRVRIRDADSARVVRSLRRCRHDSPRLLVYRKGSRYCELHADDINDLFREWSESECSVKDLRTWHGTVLAAAGFGSVERPDSQRGRKAVERTVIADVAAALGNTPAVARASYVDPRVLTAFERGATISAALRRAARGGSDEQRQNTVERAVIRLLRTTN; encoded by the coding sequence ATGCGGCTGCGACGCAGCACGCCGTACGGGCCCGGCCTGCGCCGAGTGGCGCGCGGACGTGGTTTCTCCTACGTGAGCACCGAGGGCGCCCGGGTCGCGGACGAGGCAGCGCTGGAGCGCATTCGTGGCCTGGTGATACCGCCCGCGTGGCGCAAGGTGTGGATCTGCCCGCACGACAACGGGCACATCCAGGCGGTCGGGGTCGACGCCGCGGGCCGGCGCCAGTACCTCTATCACGAACAGTGGCGCAAAGAGCGCGACGAGGAGAAGTTCGATCGCGTCCTCCACCTGGCCGCCGGACTACCGGAACTCCGCCGGCGCATCCACGCCGAACTGACCGAGCCCGGCCTGGGGCTGCGACGGGTGGCCGCGCTCGCCGTGACGCTGGTGGATCGGGGCGTATTCCGGGTCGGCGGTGAGGAATACGCGCAGGAGCACGGGACGCGCGGGGTCGCGACCCTGCTGCGCGAGCAGGTCCGGCTGTCCGGTGCCGAGATGTCGTTCGACTATCCGGCGAAGGGCGGTATCCAGCGCCGGGTGCGGATTCGCGACGCCGACTCGGCCCGCGTCGTGCGGTCGCTGCGCCGCTGCCGGCACGACTCGCCACGGCTGCTCGTCTACCGAAAGGGGTCGCGGTACTGCGAGCTGCATGCCGACGATATCAACGACCTGTTCCGGGAGTGGTCCGAAAGCGAGTGCAGCGTAAAGGATCTGCGCACCTGGCACGGCACGGTACTGGCCGCGGCGGGTTTCGGCTCGGTCGAGCGGCCGGACTCGCAGCGCGGACGCAAAGCGGTGGAGCGCACGGTGATCGCGGATGTCGCTGCGGCACTGGGCAATACCCCGGCCGTCGCGCGGGCGTCCTATGTCGATCCCCGCGTACTGACCGCCTTCGAGCGCGGGGCGACGATCTCGGCCGCCTTGCGCCGTGCGGCCCGGGGCGGTTCGGACGAGCAACGCCAGAACACGGTCGAGCGCGCGGTGATCCGCCTGCTGCGCACCACGAACTGA
- a CDS encoding NAD(P)/FAD-dependent oxidoreductase, with the protein MVPVAETESPQRVVIVGSGFAGFTCAAKLCRRLAKAGRDIEVVLVTPDDYMLYTPLLPDVAGGLIDPRFVVISLADALPRVRLVVGKAESVDLQRKSITVRSEYYPARELSWDRLVLTPGSVTRLFDVPGLAEHGRGLKTIAEALYLREQLLRQLELADHEDDPELRRARRTVVVVGASYAGTELIAQLRALADAYAHRRGFDPAEVRFVLLDMADRVMPEVGERLGDKVLTVLRGRGIDIRLQTSLRELSDGHVVLTDDSVIPTHTVAWVTGVTGAPLLSTLDLPLERGRLVVDAKLGVPGHPDVFAGGDAAAVPDLTKPGQITPPTAQHATRQGKTLARNVAASLGIGAAAPYKHRDMGLVVDLGPGFAVANPMGIHLSGRLAKVVTRAYHTYAVPRGVNRWAISLAYATNAVTPRPLALLGLVSPEEASFGGSEGIPDKQPASK; encoded by the coding sequence GTGGTGCCGGTAGCCGAGACCGAGAGCCCGCAGCGGGTGGTGATCGTCGGCAGCGGCTTCGCCGGCTTCACCTGCGCTGCGAAACTGTGCCGCCGCCTGGCGAAGGCGGGCCGCGACATCGAGGTCGTGCTCGTCACGCCCGACGATTACATGCTCTACACGCCGTTGCTGCCGGATGTGGCGGGCGGTTTGATCGATCCACGATTCGTGGTGATCTCGCTCGCCGACGCGCTACCCCGGGTGCGCCTCGTGGTCGGCAAAGCCGAATCCGTTGACCTGCAACGTAAGTCGATCACCGTGCGCAGCGAGTACTACCCGGCGCGGGAACTGTCGTGGGATCGGCTGGTGCTCACGCCCGGGTCGGTGACCCGGCTCTTCGACGTGCCGGGTCTGGCCGAGCACGGGCGCGGCCTGAAAACCATTGCCGAGGCACTGTATCTGCGGGAGCAGCTGCTCCGGCAGCTCGAATTGGCCGACCACGAAGACGATCCCGAGCTACGCCGGGCCCGACGCACCGTCGTGGTGGTCGGCGCTTCGTACGCGGGCACCGAACTGATCGCACAGTTGCGCGCGCTCGCCGACGCCTACGCCCACCGCCGCGGTTTCGACCCCGCCGAGGTCCGTTTCGTGCTGCTGGACATGGCCGACCGGGTGATGCCCGAGGTGGGCGAGCGACTCGGCGACAAGGTGTTGACGGTGTTGCGAGGCAGGGGAATCGACATTCGATTGCAGACCTCGCTGCGTGAACTGAGCGACGGCCACGTCGTGCTCACCGACGACAGCGTGATCCCGACCCACACGGTGGCCTGGGTGACCGGCGTGACCGGTGCACCGCTGTTGAGCACTCTGGATCTGCCCCTGGAACGCGGCCGCCTGGTGGTCGACGCGAAGCTGGGCGTGCCCGGCCATCCTGACGTGTTCGCGGGCGGCGATGCGGCGGCGGTCCCGGATCTGACCAAGCCGGGCCAGATCACCCCGCCGACCGCGCAGCATGCGACGCGTCAGGGAAAAACCCTGGCGCGCAATGTGGCCGCGAGTCTGGGCATCGGCGCCGCCGCACCGTACAAGCACCGCGACATGGGACTGGTCGTCGATCTGGGTCCGGGCTTCGCCGTCGCCAACCCGATGGGCATCCATCTGTCGGGCCGACTCGCCAAGGTCGTGACCCGGGCCTATCACACGTATGCGGTGCCCAGAGGCGTGAATCGGTGGGCGATCTCGTTGGCGTACGCCACCAACGCGGTGACTCCGCGCCCGCTTGCCCTGCTCGGCCTGGTGAGTCCGGAGGAAGCCAGTTTCGGTGGCAGCGAAGGGATTCCGGACAAGCAACCGGCATCGAAGTAG